A genomic region of Mycobacterium sp. Aquia_213 contains the following coding sequences:
- a CDS encoding MlaD family protein: protein MKFRAPLIGLTLFMVVALTLTWLVYVSLRRDVAGDTAKYSALFTDVYGLREGDDVRMAGVRVGRVESVELDGKLAKVAFVVQTDQHLYGNTVASVTYQNIVGQRYLGLSLGPEGSQSLLPPGSVLPLERTEPSFDVTALLNGYEPLFSLLNPQDADNLTKGIIASLQGDTASLTTLISQTSTLTETFAGRDQALGDVITNLNKVVGNLARQNDNLDGVITQTREVVGQLDRRRPELVSSAGSLSRVMGRLSASATDVYPALREFIDRKPGAARHLMDVEPQVAFFGDNIPLLLKGLVRVGNQGAYGNAYVCDVNFMGFFPGLNDVVPIIVAAATPGNKMWHTPRCRSTAGG, encoded by the coding sequence ATGAAATTCCGGGCACCGCTGATCGGCCTCACGCTGTTCATGGTCGTCGCGTTGACGCTCACCTGGCTGGTGTACGTGAGCCTGCGACGTGACGTTGCCGGCGACACGGCCAAGTATTCGGCATTGTTCACCGATGTCTACGGGCTGCGCGAAGGCGACGACGTCCGGATGGCCGGGGTGCGGGTGGGCCGGGTGGAAAGCGTCGAGCTCGACGGGAAACTCGCGAAAGTCGCGTTCGTGGTGCAAACCGATCAGCACCTGTACGGCAACACCGTCGCCTCCGTGACTTACCAAAACATCGTCGGACAGCGTTACCTCGGGCTGTCTTTGGGACCGGAGGGCAGTCAGAGCCTGCTCCCGCCGGGCAGTGTGCTGCCGCTGGAACGCACCGAACCATCCTTTGATGTCACCGCGCTGCTCAACGGCTACGAACCGCTGTTCAGCCTGCTAAACCCGCAGGATGCCGACAACCTCACCAAGGGCATCATCGCGTCGCTGCAGGGCGACACCGCGTCGCTGACCACGCTGATCAGCCAAACATCAACCCTCACAGAGACTTTCGCCGGGCGAGATCAAGCCCTGGGTGACGTGATCACCAACCTCAACAAGGTGGTCGGTAACCTTGCTCGGCAGAACGACAATCTCGACGGAGTGATCACCCAAACGCGCGAGGTGGTTGGCCAGCTCGACCGGCGGCGTCCGGAGCTGGTGTCCTCGGCGGGTTCGCTGTCCCGGGTGATGGGCCGGCTCTCGGCCTCGGCCACCGACGTGTATCCGGCGCTGCGCGAATTCATCGATCGCAAACCCGGTGCGGCCAGACACCTGATGGATGTCGAGCCGCAGGTGGCGTTCTTCGGCGACAACATCCCGCTGCTACTGAAAGGGCTTGTCCGAGTGGGTAACCAGGGCGCCTACGGTAACGCCTACGTGTGCGACGTCAACTTCATGGGATTCTTCCCCGGCCTCAATGACGTCGTGCCGATCATCGTCGCCGCCGCCACCCCCGGCAACAAGATGTGGCACACACCGAGATGCAGGAGCACTGCCGGTGGCTGA
- a CDS encoding MlaD family protein — protein sequence MPNSLEPDGRGPSDRQLLATGAAVVVVAALLTVAMLLKSTGRLNDYVRVVADLVNVGDGLPQKSDVKYHGVLVGMVDDVVPASNGKPNYVHIDLKPAFAKSIPAAVTARVVPSNVFAVSSVQLVGSPNQEGPGAAIHPGAHIPEDTRLPTVLFQTTVSKLRDLLAATGRGRDDRSIGILAALGAATDHRRVPLLNAGAQLNRLLDQLNSIVSTDTGPSTVSALVDAAHGLAQTAPDLVDALHQAVEPLQTFAETRGQLAALLSGAENTVGTTRESFGNHIDQLIRITADFTPVLGVLAMRSSNFVPAVTKLDNLANRFMEEVWVPGRDVGNMRAMLTFTPSSTYTRADCPHYGELKGPSCFTAPLVPVRPDMPEVLLPQNYQPPKDLAPPPGTIIGPDGNLVAVGPPLINPSPNLTDPNPPLPSWLPPSPPVPGSANPDNPSPGAPATPSPNAPWVAPVAPKAPWIPQSSFGGNVGPVGSQYERNMLSVITGQTATPATELLLGPVARGSTVSLKPAPGGPR from the coding sequence ATGCCGAATTCTCTTGAGCCGGACGGCCGCGGGCCCTCGGACCGTCAGTTACTTGCCACCGGTGCGGCGGTGGTGGTGGTCGCGGCCCTGCTTACCGTCGCGATGTTGCTCAAGTCCACCGGCCGGCTCAACGACTACGTCCGGGTGGTCGCCGATCTGGTCAACGTCGGCGACGGGCTGCCGCAGAAGTCGGACGTCAAGTATCACGGCGTGCTCGTCGGGATGGTCGACGATGTGGTTCCCGCGTCCAACGGAAAACCCAACTACGTCCACATCGATCTCAAACCTGCATTCGCCAAGTCGATTCCGGCCGCGGTCACCGCTCGCGTGGTTCCCAGCAACGTCTTCGCGGTGTCGTCGGTGCAGCTGGTGGGCTCCCCAAATCAGGAGGGCCCGGGCGCCGCGATCCACCCGGGCGCGCACATCCCCGAAGACACCCGGCTTCCGACCGTCCTGTTTCAGACCACCGTCAGCAAGTTGCGCGACCTGCTGGCCGCCACCGGGCGCGGCCGCGACGACAGGTCCATCGGGATCCTGGCCGCGCTGGGTGCCGCCACCGACCACCGCCGCGTCCCCCTGCTGAATGCCGGGGCGCAATTGAATCGCCTTCTCGACCAACTCAATTCGATTGTCAGCACCGACACCGGGCCGTCGACCGTCTCCGCACTCGTCGACGCGGCGCATGGACTCGCACAGACGGCACCCGATCTTGTCGACGCCTTGCACCAGGCCGTCGAACCTTTGCAGACTTTTGCCGAGACGCGCGGGCAGTTGGCCGCGCTGCTCTCCGGCGCCGAGAACACGGTCGGGACCACACGCGAATCGTTCGGTAACCACATCGACCAGCTCATTCGGATCACCGCCGATTTCACGCCGGTGCTGGGCGTGTTGGCGATGCGGTCGAGCAATTTCGTGCCCGCGGTCACCAAGTTGGACAACCTGGCCAACAGGTTCATGGAGGAGGTCTGGGTACCGGGCCGTGATGTCGGCAATATGCGCGCGATGTTGACGTTTACCCCCTCGTCTACCTACACCCGCGCCGACTGCCCGCATTACGGAGAGCTGAAGGGGCCCAGTTGCTTTACCGCACCGCTGGTGCCGGTGCGCCCCGATATGCCGGAGGTGCTGCTGCCGCAGAACTATCAGCCGCCCAAGGATCTCGCGCCGCCGCCGGGCACGATCATCGGCCCGGACGGAAACCTCGTCGCGGTCGGACCGCCGTTGATCAATCCGAGCCCCAACCTGACCGATCCCAATCCCCCACTGCCATCCTGGCTTCCACCGTCGCCGCCGGTACCGGGCAGCGCCAACCCCGATAACCCATCGCCCGGGGCGCCCGCGACGCCGTCGCCGAACGCACCGTGGGTCGCGCCGGTGGCGCCGAAGGCGCCGTGGATACCGCAATCGTCCTTCGGGGGCAACGTGGGCCCCGTCGGCAGCCAGTACGAGCGCAACATGCTGAGCGTGATCACCGGCCAGACCGCCACGCCGGCCACCGAGCTACTGCTGGGACCGGTGGCTCGCGGGTCCACGGTCTCGCTGAAACCCGCACCCGGAGGGCCGAGATGA
- a CDS encoding MCE family protein, whose translation MTASKLRSRAVAICATLAVLATAVGIGWWYLTPDADAITVTAQFDSASGLYEGNVVAVLGMPVGKITKINAKGGYVEVEFTVDRHVKVPATAQAVTVSTSILTDRQIELTPPYRGGPVLQNHDTIGLTRTKTPVEFSRVLSVLDKVTKSLGGDGHGGGPVADVLNNGTKVVEGNGGQIKSALDQLSTALRLSSDGGAQTREQITTIVKNISTLFDAVAANDGKLREFASTIHQVSQIMADEDIGSGTTGKRFEQLIQRAGDLLDTNRDTIKRALLNGNSTLQTVTDQRRGLAELLDVAPMLADNAYNMIDRANGAVRARFLTDRLVFDSQYTKEICNLMGLRQLGCSTGTIQDFGPDFGLTYVLDGMAAMGQK comes from the coding sequence GTGACGGCATCGAAGCTGCGGTCCAGGGCGGTCGCCATCTGCGCCACCCTGGCGGTGCTCGCCACGGCCGTCGGAATCGGCTGGTGGTACCTGACGCCTGACGCGGACGCCATCACGGTGACGGCCCAATTCGACAGCGCCTCAGGACTTTACGAGGGCAATGTGGTCGCGGTATTGGGAATGCCGGTGGGAAAGATCACCAAGATCAATGCCAAGGGTGGTTACGTCGAAGTCGAATTCACCGTCGATCGCCACGTCAAGGTCCCCGCCACCGCCCAAGCCGTCACGGTGTCGACCTCGATCCTCACCGACCGGCAGATCGAGCTCACGCCGCCCTACCGTGGCGGCCCGGTGCTGCAGAACCACGACACGATCGGCTTGACCCGGACCAAGACCCCCGTCGAATTCAGCCGTGTGCTCAGCGTTCTCGACAAGGTCACCAAGTCGCTCGGGGGCGACGGCCATGGCGGCGGGCCCGTCGCCGACGTGCTGAACAACGGGACCAAGGTGGTCGAGGGCAACGGCGGGCAGATCAAATCGGCGCTCGACCAACTGTCCACGGCGCTGCGCCTGTCCAGCGACGGCGGCGCCCAGACCCGCGAGCAGATCACCACGATCGTCAAGAACATCAGCACGCTGTTCGACGCGGTGGCCGCCAATGACGGCAAACTACGCGAATTCGCGTCCACCATCCACCAAGTCAGCCAGATCATGGCCGACGAGGACATCGGAAGCGGCACTACCGGAAAGAGATTCGAACAGCTGATCCAGCGGGCCGGCGACCTGCTCGACACCAACCGCGACACGATCAAGCGGGCGCTGCTCAACGGCAACTCCACATTGCAGACGGTGACCGACCAGCGGCGAGGCCTCGCCGAACTCCTCGATGTGGCGCCGATGCTGGCCGACAACGCGTACAACATGATCGACCGGGCGAACGGCGCCGTGCGCGCCCGTTTCCTGACCGACCGATTGGTCTTCGACAGCCAGTACACCAAAGAGATCTGCAACCTGATGGGCCTTCGGCAGCTCGGCTGCAGCACGGGGACAATCCAGGACTTCGGACCGGATTTCGGGCTGACCTATGTGCTGGACGGCATGGCCGCGATGGGGCAGAAATGA
- a CDS encoding MCE family protein yields MTAGRRGLAIAAAVLITSGCGTNGLASLPLPAPGLGSGGYTLTAVFSNALNLPMNAKVKLAGADVGQVEAMVAYNYTAITTLRIRNDVRLPRGSTAELRTATPLGDVFVALKPPADDPADDPVLRGGDTIGLDSTAAAATVESVLSSAAILVNGGAVRNFTNIINGFGKATGDQGQAFGELIRKSNQLVGTLDTRSDQISSALTQLSRLAEQLDAKDGAITDLMTAARPATAALADNTAELSNLAVQVGDTSRLLSRFPSIGGTDTSGRSIIRDLNTIAGAANDVAVSPDTSFYAINRMIPPMVKSTSGSAISVHVGVDKLILGSLPDIGYPGDIGLHGPHHYNMNLLVGTLKYTLWRLQERVVGRGPNSPQVPVMPDPNIPGQIDIAPGPPPPAPGPPPPGPPP; encoded by the coding sequence ATGACAGCCGGGCGGCGCGGCCTCGCCATCGCGGCCGCGGTGTTGATCACCTCGGGCTGCGGCACGAATGGCCTTGCCAGCCTTCCACTTCCGGCTCCCGGACTGGGTTCCGGCGGATACACCCTGACCGCCGTGTTCTCCAACGCGCTCAACCTTCCGATGAACGCCAAGGTGAAACTCGCCGGCGCCGACGTCGGGCAGGTCGAAGCGATGGTTGCGTACAACTACACCGCGATCACCACGCTGCGGATCAGAAACGACGTGCGGCTACCGCGGGGCAGCACCGCCGAATTACGCACCGCCACACCACTGGGCGACGTGTTCGTGGCACTGAAGCCGCCGGCCGATGACCCCGCCGACGATCCGGTGCTGCGGGGCGGCGACACCATCGGGCTGGATTCGACGGCGGCCGCAGCGACGGTCGAATCGGTGCTCAGCTCGGCCGCGATTCTGGTGAACGGCGGAGCCGTACGTAACTTCACCAACATCATCAACGGTTTCGGTAAGGCCACCGGCGACCAGGGCCAGGCGTTCGGAGAGCTGATCCGCAAGTCCAACCAACTGGTCGGCACGCTCGACACCAGGTCCGACCAGATCTCGAGCGCGTTGACCCAGTTGTCGCGTCTGGCAGAGCAACTCGATGCCAAAGACGGGGCCATCACCGACCTGATGACCGCGGCCAGACCCGCCACCGCGGCCCTGGCCGACAACACCGCCGAGCTGTCCAACCTGGCCGTGCAGGTGGGCGACACCTCACGGTTGCTGTCCAGGTTCCCGTCGATCGGCGGCACCGACACCAGCGGCCGCAGCATCATCCGCGACCTGAACACGATCGCCGGGGCCGCCAACGACGTTGCGGTCAGCCCGGATACCAGCTTTTACGCAATCAACCGGATGATCCCCCCGATGGTCAAATCGACCTCGGGAAGCGCGATCTCGGTGCACGTAGGCGTCGACAAACTGATCCTCGGATCGCTGCCCGACATCGGCTATCCCGGCGACATCGGGCTGCACGGACCACACCACTACAACATGAACCTGCTCGTCGGCACCCTGAAGTACACCCTGTGGCGTCTGCAAGAACGCGTGGTCGGCCGGGGTCCGAACTCACCGCAGGTTCCTGTCATGCCAGACCCGAATATCCCTGGCCAAATCGACATCGCCCCCGGTCCTCCCCCGCCGGCGCCCGGGCCGCCGCCACCGGGACCGCCGCCGTGA
- a CDS encoding ABC transporter permease — translation MTVSAYRPFAPITVPVIRLYRRGTVPIIRLGHLLVFFIRALVAVPLALRQYRGEFLRLLSNITWGNGSIVVGGGTAGVALVLGMTVGALVGIEGYNFLDLLGLGPATGFVSSLVNTRELAPLMASLAFAMQAGCRFTAQLGSMRIAEEIDALESIAIRPIPYLVTTRLIASVAAIVPLYVACLAIGYLTTQLVVGISSGGSTGSYLHYFTLMLAGQDIVYSLIKAIIFVWIASTIQCYYGYYATGGPEGVGVAAGHGMRASITVVIIVNMLLTMALWGVDAGARFGG, via the coding sequence CCGTCCCGGTTATCCGGCTGTATCGCAGGGGCACGGTTCCGATCATTCGGCTCGGCCATCTGTTGGTCTTTTTCATCCGGGCGCTGGTCGCCGTGCCACTCGCGTTGCGACAGTACCGCGGCGAATTCCTGCGACTGCTGTCCAACATCACCTGGGGCAACGGCTCGATCGTGGTTGGTGGCGGAACCGCCGGCGTGGCCCTCGTGCTCGGGATGACCGTGGGCGCGCTGGTCGGCATCGAGGGCTACAACTTCCTGGACCTGCTGGGTCTCGGGCCGGCCACCGGGTTCGTCTCCTCGTTGGTCAACACGCGCGAGCTGGCACCGCTGATGGCGTCGCTGGCTTTCGCCATGCAAGCCGGCTGCCGCTTCACCGCTCAGCTCGGGTCGATGCGGATCGCCGAGGAAATCGACGCGTTGGAATCGATCGCGATTCGCCCGATTCCGTATCTGGTGACGACTCGGCTGATCGCCTCGGTGGCGGCCATCGTCCCGCTGTATGTGGCGTGCCTGGCGATCGGCTACCTGACCACGCAGCTTGTGGTGGGGATCAGCAGCGGCGGCTCGACGGGCTCCTACCTGCATTACTTCACGCTGATGCTGGCCGGCCAGGACATCGTCTACTCGTTGATCAAGGCCATCATCTTCGTGTGGATCGCGTCCACGATTCAGTGCTACTACGGGTATTACGCGACTGGCGGGCCCGAGGGTGTCGGCGTGGCCGCCGGGCATGGCATGCGGGCCAGCATCACCGTCGTGATCATCGTGAACATGTTGCTCACCATGGCGTTGTGGGGGGTCGACGCGGGCGCAAGGTTCGGTGGTTGA
- a CDS encoding MCE family protein, producing MAENKKRPLESYNKTWLGFIAVAVVAVVIGAMLAVHALGAGYRHYTAEFLQAASLRAGNPIVVAGIPVGEVTSMKLDGDHVEAGLKIRDNIVLGKDSRATIKVTTILGSRYLSVQPNGSNTLPHNTFDLAHTDVPYDLQAALQDATTTFEQVDSDRFAQSLAVLGKQLEGLPAVVPQAMKNIGSLSSIIAVRRDQLGQLLGSTERVTNTLRRQQAGIGNLVNQGQDLLGQFVARRAVFHAMMQSLTSLVDTMSQIVVNDRSGLDSLIADMRDFTGMMAQHDDLLANMLQISPIFFREAANLTGEGNAVNFNANNVPLVDSWMCAISGRAKQFGMIQYFKDCK from the coding sequence GTGGCTGAGAACAAGAAGCGTCCGCTGGAGAGCTACAACAAGACGTGGCTTGGGTTTATCGCCGTCGCGGTGGTCGCGGTAGTCATCGGGGCCATGCTGGCGGTGCACGCGCTCGGCGCCGGCTACCGGCACTACACTGCGGAGTTCCTGCAGGCCGCCTCGCTGCGGGCCGGCAACCCGATCGTCGTCGCGGGCATCCCGGTCGGCGAAGTGACCAGCATGAAACTCGACGGCGACCACGTCGAGGCGGGTCTGAAGATTCGCGACAACATCGTGCTGGGCAAGGATTCCCGGGCCACGATCAAGGTCACCACCATCCTGGGCTCGCGTTATCTCTCGGTGCAGCCCAATGGCTCGAACACGCTGCCGCACAATACCTTTGATCTGGCCCACACCGACGTTCCCTACGACTTACAAGCCGCATTGCAGGACGCCACCACGACGTTCGAGCAGGTCGATTCCGACCGGTTCGCCCAGTCGCTTGCGGTGTTGGGCAAGCAGCTCGAGGGCCTGCCCGCGGTGGTGCCGCAGGCCATGAAGAACATCGGATCGCTGTCGTCCATCATCGCGGTGCGCCGCGACCAACTGGGCCAGCTGCTGGGAAGCACCGAACGGGTGACAAACACCTTGCGGCGCCAGCAAGCCGGCATCGGCAATCTCGTCAACCAGGGGCAGGACCTGCTGGGCCAATTCGTCGCGCGGCGAGCCGTTTTCCACGCGATGATGCAGTCGCTGACCAGCCTCGTCGACACCATGAGCCAGATCGTGGTCAACGACCGGTCAGGTCTTGACTCGCTGATCGCGGACATGCGCGACTTCACCGGCATGATGGCGCAACACGACGACCTGCTGGCCAACATGCTGCAGATCAGTCCGATCTTCTTCCGTGAGGCGGCCAACCTCACCGGCGAGGGCAATGCGGTGAATTTCAACGCCAACAACGTCCCGCTCGTCGACTCGTGGATGTGCGCAATCAGCGGCCGCGCAAAGCAGTTCGGCATGATCCAATACTTCAAGGACTGCAAGTGA